TGATCCTGCCGGCTGCGGTGCCGACCATCTTCACCGGAGTCCGGCTGGCCGGGGCGTACTCGATCCTGGTGCTCGTCGCGGCCGAGATGGTCGGCGCGAAGGCCGGCCTCGGCTACCTCATCAACTACGCGCAGTACAACTTCGCGATTGCCGACATGTACTCCGGGATCATCACGATCTCCGCCATCGGCCTGGTCGTCAACCAGCTCCTCGTCGCCCTCGAACGCCACTTCTCCACCTGGCGCGTCGACGTCTCCGCCGGATAGGACAGACACCAATGACTCGTACCCTGCACCTCAACGCGTTCCTGATGGGCGTCGGCCACCACGAGGCCGCCTGGCGGCACCCCCGCACCGACCCGCGTCGGGTCACCGACGTGCGGCACTTCCAGGAGTTGGCCCGCATCGCCGAGCGCGGCACCCTCGACTCGCTCTTCCTCGCCGACGGGCTCTCGGTCGGGCCGAACCCCCGGCACAACATCCAGGCCGTCTTCGAACCGCTGACCCTGCTCGCCTCGCTGGCCGCGGTGACCGAGCACATCGGTCTCATCGCGACGGTCTCCACCACCTACAACGAGCCGTTCCACGTCGCCCGCAAGTTCGCCTCACTGGATCATCTCAGTGGCGGCCGGGCCGGCTGGAACATCGTCACCTCCGCTCAGGAGCGGGAGGCGGTCAACTTCAACCGGGACAGCCACCCCGCGCACGCCGACAGGTACCGCCGGGCCGCCGAGTTCGTCGACGTGGCGGTCAAGCTCTGGGACAGCTGGGAGGACGACGCGCTGGTCTTCGACACCGGCGCGGGGGTGTTCGCCGACACCGAGCGGGTGCACGAGGTGGCGCACCGGGGGCCGGAGTTCCAGGTCCGCGGCCCGCTGAACATCCCTCGTGGGCCGCAGGGACGACCGCTGCTCGTGCAGGCCGGCTCGTCGCCGGACGGAATCGCTTTCGCCGCCCGCTACGCCGAGGCGGTCTTCACCGCCCAGCAGACCCTCGCCGACGGGCAGGGCTTCTACGCCGAGCTGCGTCGGCAGGTCACCGCCGCCGGCCGGGACCCCGACCTGGTGAAGGTCCTGCCCGGCATCGCGCCGGTGATTGGCGGCACCGAGGCCGAGGCGCGGGCGCTCGCCGCCGAGTTGGAGGAACTGATCGTCCCGGACTACGCGCTCGCCCAGCTCTCCGGCATGCTCGGCATCGACCTCGCCGGCCTGCCGCTGGACGGGCCGCTGCCGGAGCTGCCGGCCGCCGGGACCGTGCAGGCCCACCAGAGCCGCTACCAGCTCGTCACTGAACTGGCCCGTCGGGAACGGCTCACCATCCGGCAGCTCATCGGCCGGCTCGGCGGCGGCCGGGGCCACCGGGTCGTCGTCGGAACGCCGGAGCAGATCGCCGACCAGATCGAGCTGTGGTTCACCGAGGGCGCCGCCGACGGCTTCAACATCAGGCCGCCGCACCTGCCTGGCGGGCTTGCCGACTTCGTGGACCACGTCGTGCCGGTGCTGCGCACCCGCGGGCTGTTCCGCACCGAGTACACCGGGCAGACCCTGCGCGAGCACTACGGCCTGCCTCGACCGGCCAGCGCGTACGCCGCGTCGGCCCTGGTGTCGGCGTGACCACCGTCGAGCGTCCGACGACGGACGCCGCCGAGCTGCAACCGGTGGACCGGGATCTGTTCCGCGCGCTGCTGCGCCGGCAGGCCACCAGCGTCACGGTGGTCACCGCCGTCGCCCGCGCCACCGACCCGGTCTGCCTGGGCGGGATCGGCGCGCCGATCCGAGCTGGGTTCACCGCCACCTCGTTCACGTCGGTCTCCCTGGACCCGCCGCTGGTCTCGTTCTGCCTCGGCGTCGACTCGTCGAGTTGGCCGGTGCTGGCCCGCGCCGAACATGTCGCGGTGCACCTGCTGAGCGCGGGGCAGCGGGACGCCGCGGCGGTCTTCGCCACCAGCGGCATCGACCGGTTCACCGCGTACCCGTACTGGACGCCAGGGCCGTTCGGGGTGCCGCTGCTGACCGGAGTGCTGGCTCGGCTGCTCTGCCGGGTGGTGCGCCGGGTGCCGGCCGGCGACCACACGCTGGTGATCGCCGAGCCGTTGGCACTCGGCGACGGCGGGAACGGTGCGCCGCTGGTGCACCACCAGGGCGGCTACACCACCGCGGTTCCCTTGGTCCCGTCGTGACGGCACCAACCACATCGGACCTGCTCGCGTTGGATCGGGCGGCCCAGGACCTGTTGTTCAGGGCGGCGCGCACGGCCAACACGTTCACCGACGAGCCGGTCACCGATGATCAGGTCGCGGCGATCCACGACCTGATCCGGTACGGGCCGACCGCGTACAACGGGCAGCCGCTGCGGGTGCTGCTGCTGCGCTCGCCAAAGTCCCGGGCGCGGCTGCTGCCGTACCTGTCCAGCGGTAACCGGGCCAAGACGGCCAGCGCCCCGCTGACCGCGCTCCTCGCCGCCGACGTGGACTTCCACGAGCGGCTGCCCGAGCTGTATCCGCACCGCCCGCAGGCCCGGGACTGGCTCGCGGACCGGGAGGCGCGAGCCGAGCAGGCCCGGTTCAACGCGACCCTCCAGATCGGTTACCTGATCGTGGGTGTACGCGCGGCGGGTCTCGCCGCAGGCCCGATGGCGGGCTTCGACGCCGGAGGCGTCCAGCGGGAGTTCTTCCCCGACGGTCGCCACGAGGTGCTGCTCCTGCTCAACCTCGGGCATCCGGGCCCGGATGCGTGGCACCCCCGCCTGCCCCGGCTGGACACCGGGGAGGTGATCCGCACCCTGGACGACGCCGGGTGAGCCTGACAACGACGGGACCGTCCCCGGTGCCAGCGCAGCGCCGGCACCGGGGACGGGGGTTTCCGGGTCAGGCCCCCTTGACCCAGTCGAGGGTGAAGCGGGCGAAGAAGATGCCTCCGGTGCCACCCACCTCGTACAGGTTGCCGATCGTCCCGTCGGACAGCACGGCCATCGTGGAGTAGCCCGCGCCGCCCGGCTTGACCAGCGCCTTGGCCGGCCAGCTGGCGCCGTCGTCGGTGGAGAGCCGGACGGTGAGGTCGTTGCGCGAGGTCGGGTTCGCGTTGTTGCTGAACAGCGCGGTCCGCGTCCGCACCGGCGCGCCGTTCGTGCCCACCTCCGACGGACGCAGGTAGGACACCTCGTCGGCGTTGCAGAGCGGATCGGTCAGCACGGCGCTGGCCGTGGCCGGGCCGAACGTCACGCCGCCGTCGGTGGACGTGGAGTAGAACCGGCTACGGGTGCTGTTGTGCCGCATGTTCTGCACGATCGCCCCGGTGCCGCGCTCGATCGCCTTGCTCTCGTTGATGTTCCCGCCGGCGGGTCCACCGCGCCGCCACGTCGCGCCGTTGTCGTCGCTGTAGATGTTGCCGGTCTGGGTGAGACCGGCCGCGTCCCGGTAGACGAACGGCTGGATCAGGCGCCCGGAACTGCTCTGGATGCCGTGACCGGAGGAGAAGAACGCCTGCTGCCACGTCGCCACCTTGATCGTCGGGTTCAGCTCCACCGGGGCACTCCAGGTGGCGCCGTTGTCCCTGCTGGTGATGTATTGCAGGTGCAGGCTGTTCGGGTCGTTGGCGGTGTTGAGACCGGACGAGCCGGACC
The window above is part of the Micromonospora sp. LH3U1 genome. Proteins encoded here:
- a CDS encoding LLM class flavin-dependent oxidoreductase is translated as MTRTLHLNAFLMGVGHHEAAWRHPRTDPRRVTDVRHFQELARIAERGTLDSLFLADGLSVGPNPRHNIQAVFEPLTLLASLAAVTEHIGLIATVSTTYNEPFHVARKFASLDHLSGGRAGWNIVTSAQEREAVNFNRDSHPAHADRYRRAAEFVDVAVKLWDSWEDDALVFDTGAGVFADTERVHEVAHRGPEFQVRGPLNIPRGPQGRPLLVQAGSSPDGIAFAARYAEAVFTAQQTLADGQGFYAELRRQVTAAGRDPDLVKVLPGIAPVIGGTEAEARALAAELEELIVPDYALAQLSGMLGIDLAGLPLDGPLPELPAAGTVQAHQSRYQLVTELARRERLTIRQLIGRLGGGRGHRVVVGTPEQIADQIELWFTEGAADGFNIRPPHLPGGLADFVDHVVPVLRTRGLFRTEYTGQTLREHYGLPRPASAYAASALVSA
- a CDS encoding flavin reductase family protein yields the protein MTTVERPTTDAAELQPVDRDLFRALLRRQATSVTVVTAVARATDPVCLGGIGAPIRAGFTATSFTSVSLDPPLVSFCLGVDSSSWPVLARAEHVAVHLLSAGQRDAAAVFATSGIDRFTAYPYWTPGPFGVPLLTGVLARLLCRVVRRVPAGDHTLVIAEPLALGDGGNGAPLVHHQGGYTTAVPLVPS
- a CDS encoding malonic semialdehyde reductase → MTAPTTSDLLALDRAAQDLLFRAARTANTFTDEPVTDDQVAAIHDLIRYGPTAYNGQPLRVLLLRSPKSRARLLPYLSSGNRAKTASAPLTALLAADVDFHERLPELYPHRPQARDWLADREARAEQARFNATLQIGYLIVGVRAAGLAAGPMAGFDAGGVQREFFPDGRHEVLLLLNLGHPGPDAWHPRLPRLDTGEVIRTLDDAG